A genomic window from Blastococcus saxobsidens DD2 includes:
- a CDS encoding dihydrolipoyl dehydrogenase family protein, translating to MPKPPTSETVDLLVVGGGTAGLVGAHTAATLGARTMLVEQDRTGGDCLWTGCVPSKAVLAAATAAADARAAGRLGVDTGKVTVDFARVRAHVAEAIATIQPQDSPEALTAAGVRVVLGRAALTGPDTALVDGRPVRFRAALLATGAAPLVPPIEGIDTVDALTSETLWDLEELPRRLVVLGGGPIGCELGQAFARLGSEVTVVDGLDRVLGPEDADAAALVAAALRRDGVQLRLGAEGTRVEPGLLHLDGGSSVPFDRLLVAVGRRPRTSDLGLAAAGVELDEHGAVAVDGSLRTSNPRVWAAGDVTGTPFFTHLSGMHGSIAAGNAVLGLRRTVDPVVPRVTYTSPEVASVGVSPAEARERGLTVRRVEHATVDRAVAEGGTDGFTSLVVDGRRLVGGVVVGPRAGETLGELTLAIRKGLTTSDLAGTTHAYPTYNDALVDAAVEDLRARLADPLISGALRAAVWVRGRLRGTQRSER from the coding sequence GTGCCGAAGCCCCCGACGAGCGAGACCGTCGACCTGCTGGTCGTCGGCGGTGGCACCGCCGGGCTCGTCGGGGCGCACACCGCCGCCACCCTCGGGGCCCGCACGATGCTGGTCGAGCAGGACCGCACCGGCGGCGACTGCCTGTGGACCGGCTGCGTGCCCTCCAAGGCCGTCCTCGCCGCCGCGACCGCCGCCGCCGACGCCCGCGCGGCCGGTCGCCTGGGCGTCGACACCGGGAAGGTCACCGTCGACTTCGCCCGGGTGCGCGCCCACGTCGCCGAGGCCATCGCCACCATCCAGCCGCAGGACTCCCCCGAGGCGCTCACCGCGGCCGGGGTGCGCGTCGTCCTCGGCAGGGCGGCGCTCACCGGGCCCGACACCGCGCTCGTCGACGGGCGGCCGGTCCGCTTCCGCGCCGCGCTGCTGGCCACCGGTGCCGCCCCGCTGGTGCCACCGATCGAGGGCATCGACACCGTCGATGCGCTCACCAGCGAGACGCTGTGGGATCTCGAGGAGCTCCCTCGCCGGCTGGTCGTCCTCGGCGGCGGCCCGATCGGCTGCGAGCTGGGTCAGGCCTTCGCCCGCCTGGGGTCGGAGGTCACGGTCGTCGACGGCCTCGACCGGGTGCTCGGGCCCGAGGACGCCGACGCCGCCGCCCTGGTCGCGGCGGCGCTGCGCCGCGACGGCGTGCAGCTGCGGCTCGGCGCGGAGGGGACCCGGGTGGAGCCCGGCCTGCTGCACCTGGACGGCGGCAGCTCGGTGCCCTTCGACCGGCTGCTGGTCGCGGTCGGTCGCCGGCCGCGGACGAGCGACCTCGGCCTGGCGGCCGCCGGGGTGGAGCTGGACGAGCACGGCGCCGTCGCGGTCGACGGCTCGCTGCGCACCAGCAACCCGCGGGTGTGGGCCGCCGGTGACGTCACCGGCACGCCCTTCTTCACCCACCTGTCCGGGATGCACGGCAGCATCGCGGCGGGCAACGCCGTCCTCGGGCTGCGCCGCACCGTCGATCCGGTGGTCCCCCGCGTCACCTACACCTCCCCCGAGGTGGCCTCGGTGGGCGTGAGCCCGGCCGAGGCCCGGGAGCGGGGGCTCACCGTCCGCCGCGTCGAGCACGCCACGGTCGACCGCGCCGTCGCGGAGGGTGGAACGGACGGGTTCACCTCCCTGGTCGTCGACGGTCGCCGGCTCGTCGGCGGCGTCGTCGTCGGCCCGCGCGCGGGCGAGACGCTCGGGGAGCTGACCCTGGCGATCCGCAAGGGGCTCACCACCTCCGACCTCGCCGGGACCACCCACGCCTATCCGACCTACAACGACGCGCTGGTCGACGCCGCAGTCGAGGACCTCCGCGCCCGGCTGGCCGACCCCCTGATCAGCGGCGCGCTGAGAGCCGCGGTGTGGGTGCGCGGGCGTCTGCGGGGCACTCAGCGCAGCGAGCGGTAG
- a CDS encoding type II toxin-antitoxin system Phd/YefM family antitoxin yields the protein MTTLPLSEVKARLSEIAEGVATTHERVQITKNGRDYVVLLAAEDLESIEATLELLSDHDARSRVARAEEDIERGNVLDEAQVRALLTARRSGSTG from the coding sequence ATGACTACCCTGCCGCTGTCCGAGGTGAAGGCGCGCCTGTCGGAGATCGCCGAAGGCGTAGCGACGACGCATGAGCGTGTCCAGATCACCAAGAACGGGCGCGACTACGTGGTGCTCCTTGCCGCCGAGGACCTCGAGTCCATCGAGGCCACCCTCGAGTTGCTCAGCGACCACGATGCTCGGTCGCGCGTGGCCCGCGCCGAGGAGGACATCGAGCGGGGGAACGTGCTGGACGAGGCCCAGGTGCGCGCGCTGCTCACCGCGCGGCGGTCCGGATCGACTGGGTGA
- a CDS encoding ABC transporter permease encodes MTAPPAVLAASRAGRALLALWLVLPLLPLLLWAFADRWTFPAVLPQEWGTRGAEEALAAGAGGAFLTSTLLGAVVALLATPLGAMAGRALAARQVPGGTAVLAVLLSPLALPPFAVALGLDVLLLRLGIPAAAGVVVLLVVAALPYTTLTMRAAYAAHDRGFEDEARVLGATRWQTVRSVQLPLVAPALAGAAFLAFLVGWSDYIVTVLVGGGRLTTLPLLVASAASATGSDAQVATLSLTSVLPPVALLLIVGALGRRGRR; translated from the coding sequence GTGACGGCTCCACCGGCGGTGCTGGCCGCCTCCCGGGCCGGGCGCGCGCTGCTGGCGCTGTGGCTGGTGCTGCCGCTGCTCCCGCTGCTGCTGTGGGCCTTCGCCGACCGGTGGACCTTCCCCGCCGTCCTGCCGCAGGAGTGGGGTACCCGGGGGGCCGAGGAGGCGCTGGCCGCGGGTGCCGGTGGGGCGTTCCTGACCTCGACGCTGCTCGGCGCCGTCGTCGCGCTGCTGGCCACGCCGCTGGGCGCCATGGCCGGGCGGGCGCTGGCCGCACGGCAGGTGCCCGGCGGCACCGCCGTCCTCGCCGTGCTGCTCTCGCCGCTGGCGCTCCCCCCGTTCGCCGTGGCGCTCGGCCTGGACGTGCTGCTGCTGCGGCTGGGCATCCCGGCGGCGGCGGGCGTCGTCGTCCTGCTGGTCGTCGCCGCGCTGCCGTACACGACCCTGACCATGCGGGCGGCCTACGCCGCCCACGACCGGGGCTTCGAGGACGAGGCGCGCGTCCTCGGCGCCACCCGATGGCAGACCGTGCGCTCGGTGCAGCTGCCGCTGGTCGCCCCGGCGCTGGCGGGGGCTGCCTTCCTCGCGTTCCTGGTCGGCTGGAGCGACTACATCGTCACCGTGCTGGTCGGCGGTGGGCGGCTGACCACGCTGCCGCTGCTGGTGGCGTCCGCTGCGTCGGCGACCGGGAGCGACGCCCAGGTGGCGACCCTGTCGCTGACCTCGGTCCTGCCGCCGGTCGCGCTGCTGCTGATCGTCGGCGCACTGGGACGGAGGGGGCGCCGGTGA
- a CDS encoding ABC transporter ATP-binding protein has translation MSGGALRLTGLTRVHGKGSVPALADVDLEVPAGSCVAVLGPSGSGKSTVLRLTAGLDEPTAGSVHLDGVDLAGVLPERRGMAMVFQRPLLFPHLSVRDNVAFADRVRGAPRRAARRRAEEFLELVQLGGYGGRPARALSGGQEQRVALARALAAEPRVLLLDEPFSALDARLREEMHELLAGLRMRLDPTILLVTHDHAEAAALADRVAVLDGGRLLQAGPMRELYARPASLAVSRLLGGRTEVAGVVRDGRHESPLGALDLAAPVPDGPAVLVVRHEAVRVTTAADPAADAVGTAVRVRPRGLRALVTVEVTGDGRTATVDAELGPGEDVATGRTVGLRLPVADRWVVPVDHDAPAQPVPSPSDA, from the coding sequence GTGAGCGGCGGCGCGCTGCGGCTGACCGGGCTGACCCGGGTGCACGGCAAGGGCTCGGTGCCCGCGCTGGCCGACGTCGACCTGGAGGTGCCCGCGGGCTCCTGCGTGGCCGTCCTCGGCCCCTCGGGGTCGGGCAAGAGCACGGTGCTGCGGCTCACCGCCGGTCTGGACGAGCCGACCGCGGGCAGCGTCCACCTCGACGGCGTGGACCTGGCCGGCGTCCTGCCCGAGCGCCGGGGGATGGCGATGGTCTTCCAGCGGCCGCTGCTGTTCCCGCACCTGTCCGTGCGGGACAACGTGGCCTTCGCCGACCGGGTACGCGGGGCGCCGCGGCGGGCGGCGCGGCGGCGGGCGGAGGAGTTCCTCGAGCTGGTGCAGCTGGGCGGCTACGGCGGCCGGCCGGCGCGGGCGCTGTCGGGCGGGCAGGAGCAGCGGGTGGCCCTGGCCCGGGCGCTGGCCGCCGAACCTCGGGTCCTGCTGCTCGACGAGCCGTTCAGCGCGCTCGACGCCCGGCTGCGCGAGGAGATGCACGAGCTGCTGGCCGGCCTGCGCATGCGCCTGGACCCGACGATCCTGCTGGTCACCCACGACCACGCGGAGGCCGCCGCGCTGGCCGACCGCGTCGCGGTGCTCGACGGTGGGCGGTTGCTGCAGGCCGGGCCGATGCGCGAGCTCTACGCCCGCCCGGCCTCGCTGGCGGTCAGCCGGCTGCTGGGCGGGCGCACGGAGGTCGCGGGCGTGGTGCGCGACGGGCGGCACGAGTCACCGCTGGGGGCGCTGGACCTCGCTGCGCCGGTGCCGGACGGCCCCGCCGTGCTCGTCGTCCGGCACGAGGCGGTGCGAGTGACCACCGCCGCCGATCCCGCCGCCGACGCCGTCGGGACCGCGGTCCGGGTGCGCCCGCGCGGGCTGCGCGCCCTGGTCACCGTCGAGGTGACCGGCGACGGCCGGACGGCCACGGTGGACGCCGAGCTCGGCCCGGGCGAGGACGTGGCCACGGGCCGCACGGTGGGGTTGCGGCTGCCGGTGGCCGACCGCTGGGTCGTGCCAGTGGACCACGACGCGCCGGCGCAGCCGGTGCCATCGCCCAGCGACGCCTGA
- a CDS encoding cupin domain-containing protein, giving the protein MSEQTDDGVDKITVTAASTGEMGQRYLASGSRVAMRLWDEQPTSEGKPQAARDYETVGYVVSGRARLRTGDDTLDLGPGDSWVVPAGVEHTYEIVEALTAVEATSPPAREAGRDAPPA; this is encoded by the coding sequence GTGAGCGAGCAGACGGACGACGGCGTCGACAAGATCACGGTGACCGCGGCGAGCACCGGCGAGATGGGCCAGCGGTACCTGGCCTCCGGCTCCCGGGTGGCCATGCGGCTGTGGGACGAGCAGCCCACCAGCGAGGGCAAGCCCCAGGCGGCGCGCGACTACGAGACGGTCGGGTACGTCGTCTCCGGGCGGGCCCGGCTGCGCACCGGCGACGACACGCTCGACCTCGGACCGGGCGACTCGTGGGTCGTGCCGGCCGGCGTCGAGCACACCTACGAGATCGTCGAGGCGCTCACCGCGGTGGAGGCCACCTCCCCGCCCGCGCGGGAGGCCGGCCGGGACGCCCCACCCGCCTAG
- a CDS encoding TldD/PmbA family protein has protein sequence MPAPRAIDEAFLALPLSALTDAALTRAVDLGCEHADLRVERIRTQTISLRDARPESFTDGEDLGLAVRVVHEGTWGFAAGVVLTAAEAVRLAEEAVAVARVAAALNQDRVELAPEPAYDGTWISAYDVDPFTVPDAEKSALLTEFSEQLLSADGVEHVQATCLLVKEQKYYADTAGTRTRQQRVRINPDVTALAVDRATGSFESMRTLAPPAGRGWEYLTGTGWDWRAELAELPDLLREKTTAPSVQSGRYDLVVDPSNLWLTIHESIGHATELDRALGYEAAYAGTSFATPDLLGSLQYGSALMDVTGDRTALHGLATVGWDDEGVAGQQWDIVRDGVLVGYQVDRNMARRQGMDRSNGCAYADSPGHVPVQRMANVSLQPAPDGPSTQAIIAGVERGIYVVGDKSWSIDMQRYNFQFTGQRFYRIEGGKLAGQLRDVAYQATTTDFWGSMSAVGGPQTYVLGGAFNCGKAQPGQTAAVSHGCPTALFEDVSILNTVEEAGR, from the coding sequence GTGCCAGCACCCCGCGCCATCGACGAGGCGTTCCTCGCGCTGCCGCTGTCCGCGCTCACCGACGCCGCGCTGACCCGCGCGGTCGACCTCGGCTGCGAGCACGCCGACCTCCGGGTCGAGCGGATCCGCACCCAGACGATCAGCCTGCGCGACGCCCGGCCCGAGTCGTTCACCGACGGGGAGGACCTGGGTCTCGCCGTCCGCGTGGTGCACGAGGGCACCTGGGGGTTCGCCGCGGGCGTCGTCCTCACCGCGGCCGAGGCGGTGCGGCTGGCCGAGGAGGCCGTGGCGGTGGCCCGGGTGGCCGCCGCGCTCAACCAGGACCGGGTCGAGCTGGCGCCCGAGCCGGCCTACGACGGCACCTGGATCTCCGCCTACGACGTCGACCCGTTCACGGTGCCCGACGCGGAGAAGTCGGCGCTGCTCACCGAGTTCTCCGAGCAGCTGCTGTCCGCCGACGGCGTCGAGCACGTGCAGGCCACCTGCCTGCTGGTCAAGGAGCAGAAGTACTACGCCGACACGGCCGGGACGCGCACCCGCCAGCAGCGGGTGCGGATCAACCCCGACGTCACCGCGCTCGCCGTCGACCGCGCCACCGGCTCGTTCGAGAGCATGCGCACCCTCGCCCCCCCGGCCGGCCGCGGCTGGGAGTACCTCACCGGCACCGGCTGGGACTGGCGGGCCGAGCTGGCCGAACTCCCCGACCTGCTGCGCGAGAAGACCACGGCGCCCTCGGTGCAGTCGGGCCGCTACGACCTGGTCGTCGACCCGTCGAACCTCTGGCTGACCATTCACGAGTCGATCGGCCACGCCACCGAGCTGGACCGGGCGCTGGGCTACGAGGCCGCCTACGCGGGCACCTCGTTCGCGACGCCCGACCTCCTCGGCAGCCTGCAGTACGGCTCCGCGCTGATGGACGTGACGGGCGACCGCACCGCCCTGCACGGACTGGCCACCGTCGGCTGGGACGACGAGGGCGTCGCCGGCCAGCAGTGGGACATCGTCCGGGACGGCGTCCTGGTCGGCTACCAGGTCGACCGGAACATGGCCCGGCGGCAGGGCATGGACCGCTCGAACGGCTGCGCCTACGCCGACTCGCCGGGGCACGTGCCGGTGCAGCGGATGGCCAACGTGTCGCTGCAGCCCGCGCCCGACGGCCCCTCGACGCAAGCGATCATCGCCGGGGTCGAGCGCGGCATCTACGTCGTCGGCGACAAGAGCTGGTCGATCGACATGCAGCGCTACAACTTCCAGTTCACCGGGCAGCGCTTCTACAGGATCGAGGGCGGGAAGCTGGCCGGCCAGCTGCGCGACGTCGCCTACCAGGCGACGACGACGGACTTCTGGGGTTCGATGTCGGCGGTCGGCGGCCCGCAGACCTACGTGCTCGGCGGTGCCTTCAACTGCGGCAAGGCCCAGCCCGGCCAGACCGCGGCGGTCAGCCACGGCTGCCCGACGGCGCTGTTCGAGGACGTCAGCATCCTCAACACCGTCGAGGAGGCCGGCCGATGA
- a CDS encoding type II toxin-antitoxin system RelE family toxin codes for MTFYIVVTRTAGRQLAERLSESAATACVEFLFGPLADEPHRVGAPLRAPFTGQWRARRGEYRVRYRIDDANGIVYVLDIDHRR; via the coding sequence GTGACCTTTTACATCGTGGTGACCCGGACGGCCGGACGGCAGCTCGCCGAACGCCTATCGGAGTCAGCTGCCACAGCATGCGTCGAGTTCTTGTTCGGCCCGTTGGCAGACGAGCCGCATCGCGTCGGTGCGCCGCTGCGTGCCCCGTTCACCGGTCAATGGCGCGCGCGCCGAGGCGAGTACCGCGTCCGCTATCGCATCGATGATGCGAACGGCATCGTCTACGTGCTCGACATCGATCACCGAAGGTGA
- a CDS encoding ABC transporter substrate-binding protein: MARRRPANGRARWAAAATCALALALTACSAPASEPATAADRDWDDVLADAEGQTVRLWMYGGDDKGNAYVDDVLAPAAAELGVTLERVPIADTADAVNRVLSERQADVTDGEVDLVWINGENFATGQQAGAWLCGWTSMLPNMAYVDPDDPLVSTDFGRDVEGCEAPWHKAQFALVYDAARVEDPPGSVAELLTWIEANPGRFTYPAPPDFTGSVFVRQVLYEVSGGVDEVPLEFSQEAYEELTPELFETLQEIEPELWRGGETYPQDLGALDQLYADGQIDFTMTYGPATLPDLVADGTFPETTRVLLVEDGTIGNVSFLAIPATSGSRAGAMAVANLALSPEQQFQKARPEVWGQYTVLDPDLLPEEFGARFAELPQSEVLPPYAELSDGADPEVEAEWVTALDEGWRRQIAAG; encoded by the coding sequence ATGGCCCGACGACGCCCCGCGAACGGACGCGCCCGCTGGGCGGCAGCGGCGACCTGCGCGCTCGCCCTGGCGCTGACCGCGTGCTCGGCACCGGCGAGCGAGCCGGCGACCGCCGCGGACCGCGACTGGGACGACGTCCTCGCCGACGCGGAGGGCCAGACGGTGCGGCTGTGGATGTACGGCGGCGACGACAAGGGCAACGCCTACGTCGACGACGTCCTCGCCCCCGCGGCCGCCGAGCTCGGCGTGACCCTGGAACGGGTGCCGATCGCCGACACCGCCGACGCGGTCAACCGGGTGCTCTCCGAGCGGCAGGCCGACGTCACCGACGGCGAGGTGGACCTGGTCTGGATCAACGGGGAGAACTTCGCGACCGGCCAGCAGGCCGGCGCCTGGCTGTGCGGCTGGACGTCGATGCTGCCGAACATGGCCTACGTCGACCCCGACGACCCGCTGGTCAGCACCGACTTCGGGCGCGACGTGGAGGGCTGCGAGGCACCGTGGCACAAGGCCCAGTTCGCGCTGGTCTACGACGCGGCACGGGTCGAGGACCCGCCGGGCAGCGTCGCGGAGCTGCTGACCTGGATCGAGGCGAACCCGGGCCGCTTCACCTACCCCGCTCCGCCGGACTTCACCGGCTCGGTCTTCGTGCGCCAGGTGCTGTACGAGGTGTCCGGCGGGGTCGACGAGGTGCCGCTGGAGTTCTCGCAGGAGGCGTACGAGGAGCTCACCCCGGAGCTGTTCGAGACCCTGCAGGAGATCGAGCCCGAGCTCTGGCGCGGCGGTGAGACCTACCCGCAGGACCTCGGCGCGCTCGACCAGCTGTACGCCGACGGCCAGATCGACTTCACCATGACCTACGGCCCGGCGACACTGCCCGACCTGGTGGCCGACGGCACCTTCCCGGAGACCACCCGGGTGCTGCTGGTCGAGGACGGCACGATCGGCAACGTGTCCTTCCTGGCCATCCCGGCGACGTCCGGCAGCCGGGCCGGCGCCATGGCGGTGGCGAACCTGGCGCTCTCCCCCGAGCAGCAGTTCCAGAAGGCCCGGCCGGAGGTGTGGGGGCAGTACACCGTCCTGGACCCGGACCTGCTCCCCGAGGAGTTCGGGGCCCGCTTCGCCGAGCTGCCGCAGTCGGAGGTCCTGCCGCCGTACGCCGAGCTGAGCGACGGCGCCGACCCCGAGGTGGAGGCGGAGTGGGTGACCGCCCTGGACGAGGGCTGGCGCCGGCAGATCGCCGCCGGCTGA
- a CDS encoding ABC transporter permease, whose protein sequence is MLLVLPALVPVVAVVGAALVSAALLSLGLAPLVGEPRLSLDAYRDAAGDLGTGIGLSLGIAATATLVATVVGLCLALAATAAVRRSRLLGALAALTIPIPHLVGAAAMGLLLADAGFLSRLLGVDPSSWPPLVGGPLWLAVVAEYAWKESAFVALVVAGVLSSRAASYGETAALLGAGRWARLRHVTLPLAAPALGGTAAVSFVYTLGSYEVAALLGRAHPEPLPVLAYRLFTSIDLAARPQAAAVALTTAGLALVVVLLSLRALRRLAAEQ, encoded by the coding sequence GTGCTCCTGGTGCTCCCGGCGCTGGTCCCCGTCGTCGCCGTCGTCGGTGCTGCGCTCGTCTCCGCCGCGCTGCTCAGCCTGGGGCTCGCGCCCCTGGTGGGCGAACCGCGGCTCTCCCTCGACGCCTACCGGGACGCCGCCGGCGACCTCGGCACCGGCATCGGCCTCTCGCTGGGCATCGCGGCCACCGCCACCCTCGTCGCCACCGTGGTCGGGCTGTGCCTGGCCCTGGCCGCGACCGCCGCCGTCCGCCGCAGCCGGCTGCTCGGCGCGCTGGCCGCGCTCACCATCCCCATCCCGCACCTGGTCGGGGCGGCCGCGATGGGCCTGCTGCTCGCCGACGCCGGCTTCCTGTCCCGGCTGCTCGGCGTCGACCCGTCGTCGTGGCCGCCGCTGGTGGGCGGCCCGCTGTGGCTGGCGGTCGTCGCCGAGTACGCCTGGAAGGAGTCGGCGTTCGTCGCCCTCGTCGTCGCGGGGGTGCTCTCCTCCCGGGCGGCGTCCTACGGGGAGACGGCGGCGCTGCTCGGCGCCGGCCGCTGGGCCAGGCTGCGGCACGTCACCCTGCCGCTGGCTGCCCCTGCGCTGGGCGGCACGGCCGCGGTCAGCTTCGTGTACACGCTGGGCTCCTACGAGGTGGCCGCGCTGCTCGGCCGCGCCCATCCGGAGCCGTTGCCGGTGCTGGCCTACCGGCTGTTCACCTCCATCGACCTGGCCGCGCGACCGCAGGCCGCCGCGGTGGCGCTCACCACGGCGGGGCTGGCCCTGGTCGTCGTCCTCCTCTCGCTGCGCGCGCTGCGGCGGCTGGCGGCCGAGCAGTGA
- a CDS encoding MBL fold metallo-hydrolase yields MAERADDVTMTFGGNATMLLRIGGFTLLTDPNFLHRGQRARLGYGLRSKRLTEPALLPAQLPALDGILLSHMHGDHWDRVATKSLPKETPVVTTPEAATCLSDRGFTGTADLQAWQTHVFSRDREALRVTSVPGVHGPGPLARILPQVMGSVLELVRDDEVTWRGYISGDTLYRPFLGEVLERCGPLDVVIPHLGGTKALGLTVTMDGRQGADLVELLKPPVTVPVHYDDYSLFKSPLGEFVAEVARRELPGTVRPAYRGETISLRA; encoded by the coding sequence ATGGCCGAGCGCGCGGACGACGTGACCATGACCTTCGGCGGCAACGCCACGATGCTGCTGCGCATCGGCGGGTTCACGCTCCTGACCGATCCCAATTTCCTGCACCGCGGCCAGCGGGCGCGCCTGGGCTACGGCCTGCGCAGCAAGCGGCTGACCGAGCCCGCGCTGCTGCCGGCCCAGCTGCCGGCGCTCGACGGGATCCTGCTGTCGCACATGCACGGGGACCACTGGGACCGCGTCGCGACGAAGTCGCTGCCGAAGGAGACGCCGGTCGTCACCACCCCGGAGGCGGCGACGTGCCTCTCCGACCGCGGGTTCACCGGCACCGCCGACCTGCAGGCCTGGCAGACCCACGTCTTCTCCCGCGACCGCGAGGCGCTGCGGGTGACCTCGGTGCCCGGGGTGCACGGGCCCGGCCCGCTCGCGCGGATCCTCCCCCAGGTGATGGGGAGCGTGCTGGAGCTCGTGCGCGACGACGAGGTGACGTGGCGGGGATACATCAGCGGCGACACCCTGTACCGGCCGTTCCTCGGCGAGGTGCTGGAGCGGTGCGGCCCGCTCGACGTCGTCATCCCGCACCTGGGCGGCACCAAGGCACTGGGGCTGACGGTCACCATGGACGGCCGCCAGGGTGCGGACCTGGTGGAGCTGCTGAAGCCGCCGGTGACCGTGCCGGTGCACTACGACGACTACAGCTTGTTCAAGAGCCCACTCGGGGAGTTCGTCGCCGAGGTCGCCCGCCGGGAGCTGCCGGGCACGGTGCGCCCCGCCTACCGCGGCGAGACGATCAGCCTGCGCGCCTGA
- a CDS encoding CDP-alcohol phosphatidyltransferase family protein, with the protein MLDPAARRVLDAPLARAAGALDRPWLSPDRLTAAGLVLGLGSALAAGLQAWTAALVLWLVSRLADGLDGPLARRRHAAGAPGGAGSGGFFDITADFCVYGSTVLGVAIGATRGFDAPWEPFAVVLLAYYVNGTAFLAFSSIAERAGRQLDDGRSLSFLGGLAEGTETIAVHALWLLLPAIAWQVAWVWAVVVAISAAHRMWIGYRSLR; encoded by the coding sequence GTGCTCGATCCTGCGGCGCGGCGCGTGCTCGACGCGCCCCTGGCGCGCGCCGCGGGCGCGCTCGACCGGCCGTGGCTGAGCCCCGACCGGCTCACCGCCGCGGGGCTCGTCCTGGGCCTGGGCAGCGCGCTGGCCGCCGGCCTCCAGGCGTGGACGGCGGCGCTGGTGCTGTGGCTGGTCTCCCGGCTGGCCGACGGGCTGGACGGGCCGCTCGCCCGGCGGCGGCATGCGGCTGGTGCGCCGGGGGGCGCCGGCAGCGGCGGGTTCTTCGACATCACCGCCGACTTCTGCGTCTACGGCAGCACGGTGCTCGGCGTGGCCATCGGCGCGACCCGCGGCTTCGACGCCCCGTGGGAGCCCTTCGCCGTCGTCCTGCTGGCCTACTACGTGAACGGCACGGCCTTCCTGGCGTTCTCCTCCATCGCCGAGCGCGCCGGCCGGCAGCTCGACGACGGCCGGTCGCTGTCGTTCCTCGGTGGGCTGGCCGAGGGCACCGAGACGATCGCCGTCCACGCGCTGTGGCTGCTGCTGCCCGCGATCGCCTGGCAGGTGGCATGGGTCTGGGCGGTCGTGGTGGCGATCAGCGCCGCGCACCGGATGTGGATCGGCTACCGCTCGCTGCGCTGA